The following are encoded in a window of Arthrobacter sp. OAP107 genomic DNA:
- a CDS encoding Flp family type IVb pilin produces the protein MVSLIASLHVLGLNLKQRLTREETGATAVEYALMVGLIAVVLIGGLTVFGPQLSTFFSGLGGQLGIVPKVAG, from the coding sequence ATGGTCTCTCTCATCGCTTCCCTCCACGTACTCGGACTCAACCTCAAGCAGCGGCTTACCCGCGAAGAAACCGGTGCCACGGCCGTTGAATACGCGCTCATGGTCGGCCTCATCGCGGTTGTGCTGATCGGCGGACTCACCGTCTTCGGCCCCCAGCTGAGCACCTTCTTTAGTGGTCTTGGCGGCCAGCTCGGCATCGTGCCGAAGGTTGCCGGCTAG
- a CDS encoding TadE/TadG family type IV pilus assembly protein — protein sequence MKQWRNESGAAAVEFALVVPLLLLLLLGIIEFGRVFNAQMQVTAAAREAARVMAIQKQADLSIATAVADAPGLTPALTPGQVAVAPGSCTTSTDATVTVTYSLRLVAGLFGSSIPLTGRAVMRCGG from the coding sequence ATGAAACAGTGGAGGAATGAATCGGGCGCGGCCGCGGTGGAGTTCGCCCTGGTCGTGCCTCTCCTGCTGCTCCTCCTGCTCGGCATCATTGAGTTCGGCCGCGTGTTCAATGCCCAAATGCAGGTTACCGCGGCTGCCCGTGAGGCGGCGCGCGTGATGGCCATTCAGAAGCAGGCTGACTTATCCATCGCCACCGCCGTGGCCGACGCGCCCGGTCTAACGCCCGCGCTGACGCCCGGCCAAGTAGCCGTTGCACCGGGTTCCTGTACAACGAGCACTGACGCCACTGTCACAGTGACGTACTCGCTGCGTCTCGTGGCGGGCCTTTTCGGAAGTTCCATTCCGCTCACCGGGCGGGCGGTCATGCGATGCGGCGGATGA
- a CDS encoding CpaF family protein — MNLTKRLEAARGQSVVAADPARKGPGGTSDARSHTLDSGVTVIADSGVPAALPAEKPSRQLKTPAAVAPAHDALAKLKDRAGGILFERLGTRLLDASLTEEQLHSLVQEELVQVVEEEEVPLTKEERQRLIRGVSDDVLGYGPLQRLLDDEDITEIMVNGPDMIYVEHKGKLTRSGVRFASEEHLRKVIERIVARVGRRIDESSPLVDARLADGSRVNAIIPPLAVNGSSLTIRKFATDPFQVRDLIGFGTLSPEMAELLDACVKARLNIIVSGGTGTGKTTLLNVLSSFIPEGERIVTIEDAVELQLQQDHVVRLESRPSNIEGKGEITIRDLVRNSLRMRPDRIVVGEVRGGETLDMLQAMNTGHDGSLSTVHSNSPRDAISRLETLVLMAGMDLPLRAVREQIASAVDVIVQLTRLRDGTRRVTHVTEVQGMEGEVVTLQDAFVFDYSAGIDPNGRFLGKPVPTGVRPKFTDRFNELGIQLSPGVFGAAPARKSA, encoded by the coding sequence ATGAACCTGACTAAGCGCCTTGAGGCCGCCCGAGGGCAATCGGTTGTGGCGGCAGACCCGGCCCGTAAAGGCCCAGGCGGCACTTCCGACGCCCGTTCGCACACTCTGGACAGCGGAGTAACTGTGATTGCGGATTCCGGCGTGCCAGCGGCGCTCCCCGCGGAGAAGCCTTCCCGGCAGTTGAAGACACCTGCTGCCGTTGCGCCGGCACATGACGCCCTCGCTAAGCTTAAGGACCGAGCTGGGGGCATCCTCTTTGAACGACTGGGGACACGTCTTCTTGACGCCTCACTCACCGAGGAACAGCTTCACTCGCTTGTTCAGGAAGAGTTGGTCCAGGTCGTCGAGGAGGAGGAGGTTCCTCTCACCAAGGAGGAACGCCAGCGGCTGATCCGCGGAGTGAGCGATGACGTGCTCGGATACGGCCCGCTCCAGCGACTGCTAGATGACGAGGACATTACCGAAATCATGGTCAACGGGCCCGACATGATCTACGTGGAGCACAAGGGAAAGCTGACCCGCAGCGGCGTCAGATTCGCCTCCGAGGAACACCTGCGCAAGGTCATTGAACGAATCGTTGCCCGCGTCGGCAGACGCATCGACGAATCCTCGCCGCTGGTGGATGCCCGCCTCGCAGACGGGTCTAGGGTCAACGCGATCATCCCACCGCTCGCAGTCAACGGATCGTCGCTAACTATCCGCAAATTCGCCACTGATCCTTTCCAGGTCCGGGATCTTATCGGGTTCGGCACGCTTTCCCCCGAAATGGCTGAACTTCTTGATGCCTGCGTTAAGGCCCGGCTGAACATCATCGTGTCAGGAGGGACTGGTACCGGAAAGACCACCCTTCTCAATGTCCTGTCCTCGTTCATCCCTGAAGGCGAACGCATCGTTACCATCGAAGATGCGGTTGAGCTACAGCTACAGCAGGACCATGTGGTGCGTCTGGAAAGCAGGCCGTCCAACATCGAGGGCAAGGGCGAAATCACCATTCGGGACCTCGTACGGAATTCCCTGCGGATGAGGCCTGACCGCATCGTTGTGGGCGAGGTCCGTGGTGGCGAGACTCTGGACATGCTTCAGGCGATGAACACCGGCCACGACGGCTCCCTGTCTACTGTCCACTCGAACTCGCCACGGGACGCCATCTCCAGGCTCGAGACGCTTGTGCTGATGGCGGGGATGGACCTCCCGTTGCGCGCCGTGCGTGAGCAGATTGCCTCCGCTGTCGATGTGATCGTGCAGCTCACGCGGCTGCGGGACGGCACCCGTCGGGTAACACACGTAACTGAGGTCCAAGGCATGGAGGGGGAAGTGGTCACACTGCAGGATGCTTTCGTTTTTGACTACTCCGCGGGCATCGACCCCAATGGCCGTTTTCTGGGTAAGCCCGTGCCCACAGGAGTCCGGCCCAAGTTTACTGACCGGTTCAACGAACTGGGGATCCAGCTCTCCCCCGGCGTTTTTGGCGCTGCGCCAGCTAGGAAGAGTGCCTGA
- a CDS encoding pilus assembly protein TadG-related protein, producing MTGHEDGAVAVMTALLMVVLLGMSAIVVDIGMLYAERAQLQSGADAAALAIAQDCATAQCGDYVATARTLANANANDSRSAAAPVIAGNTVTVQTSTVTRDGGTAVRHWFAPILGIDSTRVVASAKASWGSPSKATVFPFTAPTCLFNQTPTNTEIWITSASACIGAAGTRLPGAFGWLDEDGKKNCRASVDIDQTILGGAPGKSGPQNCNIDGTTILLPVYDQKSGQGNNVTYVIHGFAAFRVTAHSWPSHQLNQPPDCNNCTGVKGRFITLVSLQDLQSFGVEELGGPALNAFFVSLSQ from the coding sequence ATGACCGGCCATGAAGACGGCGCGGTTGCCGTCATGACCGCCCTGCTCATGGTCGTTCTACTCGGAATGTCGGCCATCGTTGTGGACATCGGCATGCTCTATGCCGAGCGCGCGCAGCTGCAAAGTGGAGCTGACGCAGCAGCCTTGGCCATTGCACAGGACTGCGCCACCGCCCAGTGTGGTGACTACGTAGCCACCGCTCGGACACTAGCAAACGCCAACGCGAACGATTCCCGTTCGGCCGCTGCACCTGTCATTGCGGGCAACACCGTGACTGTCCAAACCAGCACGGTGACCCGTGACGGCGGCACGGCTGTGCGGCACTGGTTTGCCCCAATCCTAGGAATCGATTCCACCCGTGTCGTCGCCAGCGCGAAGGCATCGTGGGGCAGCCCGTCCAAAGCCACTGTTTTTCCCTTCACCGCGCCCACGTGCCTGTTTAATCAGACTCCGACAAACACCGAAATCTGGATCACTAGCGCGTCCGCTTGCATTGGAGCCGCTGGCACGAGACTCCCCGGCGCCTTCGGATGGCTGGATGAAGACGGGAAGAAGAACTGCAGGGCGAGCGTGGACATTGACCAAACCATCCTCGGCGGCGCACCAGGTAAGAGCGGGCCGCAAAACTGCAATATAGATGGCACCACCATCCTGCTGCCCGTATATGACCAGAAATCCGGCCAAGGCAACAACGTCACGTATGTCATCCACGGCTTCGCTGCCTTCCGGGTGACGGCCCACAGTTGGCCGAGTCACCAGCTCAACCAGCCACCTGACTGCAACAACTGCACCGGCGTCAAGGGAAGGTTCATTACTTTGGTCTCTCTTCAAGACCTGCAGTCGTTCGGCGTCGAGGAGCTGGGCGGTCCCGCCCTTAATGCTTTTTTCGTCAGCCTCAGTCAATAG
- a CDS encoding type II secretion system F family protein: MSPVALGGIFAIATAILLLAWSVQGNRQPGHRIIQENLSRGLTAEKKQQKPKAQRLETLASRFTPGRLISGLDHRLALAGRPAAWPLKRLVAAKIVLGVSAGFLGMLYFNSAPGAKTALLALFVTVVAYFVPDLLIHSKGTERQNAITLELPDTLDQMTIAVEAGLGFDAAMARTGQNGRGPLAAEFVRTLQDMQLGMSRREAYAAMNERTSAPDLRRFVSAIVQADKYGISISGVLRTQASEMRLKRRQRAEEKAMQIPVKVLFPLMVCIMPVLFIALLGPAAINVMETLGK, from the coding sequence ATGTCGCCAGTAGCATTGGGTGGAATTTTTGCCATCGCGACGGCGATCCTCCTGCTGGCCTGGTCCGTTCAGGGAAATAGACAACCCGGACACCGCATCATCCAGGAGAACCTCTCCCGCGGACTAACCGCCGAGAAAAAGCAGCAAAAGCCAAAGGCTCAACGACTTGAAACCCTTGCCAGCCGCTTTACGCCCGGCAGGTTAATCTCCGGGCTCGACCATCGACTCGCTCTGGCTGGCAGGCCGGCCGCGTGGCCGCTTAAACGGCTAGTGGCCGCCAAGATTGTTCTCGGAGTGTCTGCCGGTTTCCTCGGAATGCTCTATTTCAACAGTGCACCCGGCGCCAAGACTGCCCTGCTGGCACTGTTCGTGACTGTCGTCGCCTACTTCGTACCCGATCTTCTGATCCACAGTAAGGGAACCGAGAGGCAGAACGCCATCACGCTGGAACTTCCGGATACCCTGGATCAAATGACTATCGCTGTCGAGGCGGGCCTCGGATTCGACGCAGCGATGGCGCGTACCGGCCAAAACGGTCGAGGACCATTGGCGGCTGAGTTCGTCCGGACTCTGCAGGACATGCAGCTCGGAATGTCGCGCCGTGAGGCGTACGCAGCGATGAACGAGCGAACCAGCGCTCCGGATCTTAGACGGTTTGTGAGCGCGATCGTACAGGCGGACAAGTATGGCATCTCCATCTCCGGCGTACTACGAACACAAGCCAGTGAGATGCGACTCAAGCGCAGGCAAAGGGCCGAGGAAAAAGCGATGCAGATTCCCGTCAAAGTCCTCTTTCCGCTGATGGTCTGCATTATGCCGGTACTATTCATTGCACTTCTGGGCCCGGCCGCCATCAACGTGATGGAAACACTGGGAAAATAG
- a CDS encoding Hpt domain-containing protein codes for MSNSGSGTADSSASGVCVPASGRPDGMAHNESESAALPVLDLDVLHELEEDMGNTGVAHNFARDYIKIWDKRRTYLEASVEGDDAEAAMDAVLSLKNSAMMVGAARLAQLAVNLERLVKSGDLSAVRRLLPFVALTGEQTVCGLKQGYLPPEA; via the coding sequence ATGTCCAATTCAGGTTCCGGCACAGCCGACAGCAGCGCCAGCGGCGTCTGCGTCCCGGCGTCTGGCCGCCCTGATGGCATGGCTCACAACGAATCGGAGAGTGCCGCTTTGCCCGTCCTGGACCTAGACGTACTTCACGAGCTTGAAGAAGACATGGGCAATACCGGCGTGGCGCACAACTTCGCTCGGGACTACATCAAGATCTGGGACAAGCGCCGGACATACCTTGAGGCGTCGGTCGAGGGCGATGACGCCGAGGCCGCCATGGACGCCGTCCTAAGCCTGAAGAACTCCGCCATGATGGTGGGCGCCGCACGGCTGGCCCAACTGGCGGTGAACCTGGAACGCCTCGTCAAGAGCGGAGACCTGTCCGCTGTACGCCGGCTGCTGCCATTCGTGGCGCTCACCGGCGAACAAACCGTCTGCGGCCTGAAGCAGGGCTACCTCCCGCCGGAGGCCTGA
- a CDS encoding AAA family ATPase produces MIAVISPKGGAGKTTVASNLAVGLAGAAPHGTVLLDLDLQFGDIASALTISPEHWVTDAVQGPAGRDTMVLKSFLSAHSSGLYALCAPESPAMADQVTGDQVAHLVDQLAGLYRFVVIDTSPGLSEHTLAALDKATDLVMVSSMDVPGVRGMRKELDVLRELDMAATKRHLVLNAADPRDGLSLRDVETTLGLAVDVVVPASRTVRLSVNQGAPLLSTNGRDPASKALRKLVGRFAPTPTPTRKRGARHRIGTP; encoded by the coding sequence GTGATTGCGGTGATTTCGCCGAAGGGCGGCGCTGGAAAGACCACTGTGGCCAGCAACCTCGCCGTCGGCCTGGCGGGAGCCGCACCCCACGGCACAGTGCTCCTCGACCTGGATCTCCAGTTCGGTGACATTGCCAGCGCCCTGACGATATCGCCCGAGCACTGGGTGACAGACGCTGTCCAAGGACCAGCAGGGCGCGACACTATGGTGCTTAAATCGTTTCTCAGTGCCCATTCGAGCGGGCTGTACGCGCTGTGTGCTCCGGAGTCGCCGGCCATGGCCGATCAGGTGACCGGGGACCAGGTCGCCCATCTGGTAGATCAGCTCGCGGGCCTTTACCGATTCGTCGTGATCGATACCTCCCCGGGTCTTTCTGAACACACCCTCGCAGCTCTCGATAAAGCAACGGATCTTGTCATGGTCAGCAGCATGGACGTTCCCGGCGTGCGGGGCATGCGCAAGGAGTTGGATGTCCTTCGCGAACTGGACATGGCGGCCACCAAACGCCACCTGGTGCTGAACGCGGCCGATCCCCGCGACGGGCTGTCACTGCGGGATGTGGAAACGACTCTTGGCCTCGCCGTCGATGTCGTTGTTCCCGCATCGCGGACGGTGAGGCTATCCGTTAATCAGGGCGCGCCTTTGCTGTCCACCAATGGCCGCGACCCCGCTAGCAAGGCCCTGCGGAAATTAGTGGGGCGGTTTGCACCGACACCTACACCAACCCGCAAGCGTGGTGCACGACACCGGATTGGAACTCCATGA
- the cpaB gene encoding Flp pilus assembly protein CpaB, whose translation MKSRIIAGVVAVLLATVGTVLLLSYVAGADQRALAGTQTVEVLVVNKGVPAGTPAKSLADSVGRQSVPAKVRPKDAVTSLAELGDQVTTVELVAGEQLIKSRFLDPAAIKGEEAVTVPKGMQEISVQLEPQRIVGGQLQPGDTVGIFMSLKPGDSGVPVTHLIFHKVLVTGVQGLAVPTKADATASPTAAPVPSGSVIVTLARTGADAEKVVFAQEFGTIWLSKEPSTASETGTRQLTAKDLFK comes from the coding sequence GTGAAAAGCCGAATCATCGCGGGTGTCGTCGCGGTTCTCCTGGCGACGGTCGGTACGGTCCTTCTCCTCTCGTACGTCGCCGGGGCGGACCAACGGGCCCTCGCAGGAACACAGACTGTCGAAGTGCTAGTAGTGAACAAGGGAGTTCCGGCCGGGACCCCAGCCAAGTCGTTGGCTGATTCCGTCGGCCGGCAGTCCGTACCGGCAAAGGTAAGGCCAAAGGATGCTGTCACCTCGCTCGCGGAGCTGGGTGACCAGGTCACTACTGTAGAGCTGGTTGCCGGCGAGCAACTCATCAAATCGCGTTTCCTGGACCCGGCGGCGATCAAGGGTGAAGAAGCGGTCACCGTTCCGAAAGGAATGCAGGAAATTTCCGTCCAGCTGGAGCCGCAGCGCATCGTCGGCGGTCAGCTCCAGCCCGGTGACACCGTAGGAATTTTCATGTCACTGAAGCCCGGAGACTCGGGCGTGCCGGTCACCCATCTCATCTTCCACAAGGTACTTGTGACCGGCGTCCAAGGGCTCGCCGTGCCCACAAAGGCGGACGCCACAGCTTCCCCAACGGCTGCCCCTGTGCCGTCAGGGAGCGTCATCGTTACTCTGGCCCGCACCGGTGCGGACGCCGAGAAGGTCGTATTTGCTCAGGAATTCGGCACAATCTGGCTGTCAAAGGAGCCTTCCACCGCGTCGGAGACCGGAACCCGACAGCTGACCGCCAAGGACCTGTTCAAGTGA
- a CDS encoding type II secretion system F family protein produces MNAEPSPVILVIGCLLCYTGLAVSGFFALAPRPTKNSINRDTASNSASSAELSLLTVRVTGFIEGVLKRRNRTAGVAGALEAAGLKFRPAEFVLLVVVASVLAAGVGLVIGGAFFSIVLALTAPFAARFGLRLLASRRRKQFADQLDDTLQLLAGGLRAGHSLLRAIDAVSGESESPTSEEFTRIINETRLGRDLGEALEDTATRTQSEDFSWVAQAMAIHREVGGNLADVLDQVGHTIRERNQIRRQVKALSAEGKISAIVLMVLPFGLGGILLVISPGYMNPFVETPIGLVLMGVSAVLLTLGALWLRKVVSFKF; encoded by the coding sequence ATGAATGCCGAGCCATCTCCTGTCATCCTTGTCATTGGATGCCTGCTTTGTTATACGGGGCTGGCCGTCTCGGGGTTCTTCGCACTTGCGCCACGCCCTACGAAGAACTCCATTAATCGAGATACGGCTTCAAACTCGGCCTCCTCGGCCGAGCTCAGCCTTCTAACAGTCCGGGTTACGGGCTTCATCGAGGGGGTGCTCAAACGCCGCAACCGCACGGCAGGAGTCGCTGGCGCGCTTGAGGCAGCCGGGCTGAAGTTCCGTCCCGCTGAGTTCGTTTTGCTCGTCGTTGTGGCATCCGTGTTAGCGGCCGGCGTTGGCTTGGTCATCGGTGGAGCGTTCTTCTCTATCGTCCTCGCGCTTACTGCTCCCTTCGCCGCGCGGTTCGGGCTCCGCCTTTTGGCCTCGAGACGACGAAAACAGTTTGCCGACCAACTGGACGACACCCTTCAATTGCTGGCCGGTGGCCTTCGCGCGGGCCACAGCCTCCTGAGGGCAATTGACGCCGTGTCGGGCGAGTCGGAGTCTCCCACATCTGAGGAGTTCACTCGGATCATCAATGAGACGAGGCTGGGCCGCGACCTAGGCGAGGCTCTTGAGGACACGGCCACGCGGACACAGTCCGAGGATTTCTCCTGGGTGGCGCAAGCTATGGCCATCCACCGGGAGGTAGGAGGAAACCTGGCGGATGTCTTAGACCAGGTGGGACACACCATTCGTGAACGCAACCAGATCCGCCGGCAGGTCAAGGCATTGAGCGCAGAAGGAAAAATCTCGGCAATTGTATTGATGGTCCTGCCGTTCGGACTCGGAGGTATCCTCCTGGTCATCAGCCCCGGTTATATGAACCCGTTCGTTGAAACCCCGATCGGTCTGGTGCTAATGGGAGTTTCCGCCGTCCTGTTGACGCTTGGAGCCCTGTGGCTTCGCAAGGTTGTCAGTTTTAAGTTTTAG
- a CDS encoding PAS domain-containing sensor histidine kinase, producing MGEQVLVHDTDRFFRRLQPRVQVALCQLPVTLILAALAIAAPAVWPTLIESPVFIAAIVMMVATFLGCFLVPWERLPPNAYLVIPILDMVVIGLARNGAVPAVAGLGVLAIFPVIWLSSSDNYPRTTIFLSFFGTVLIGIPTLVQKFPKISPSDIATAILLPLMMLAVSVAIRFASANVRLQRQRLEKKDAELRELLVESKDRERLLKTILDTTDVGIVAVDADGQKVLVNDQQKTFRQAAAPAGMEQPLEAEQLMFGRDRVTPLPLDKRPIRRAIAGETFADYLVWLGEGSTQRAVSTAARIIKNDDGGFSGAVIVYTDVTGLVEALSAKEELISNVSHEFRSPLMSVLGNVDLVLDEADGLSPDSVHRLEVVQRNAERLLSLVSELLVSASAVLAVHPRRTDLAGLIENSIGSVQAQADASHVSLTTDVPAPLWAHADPLRIGQALDNLVSNAIKYSPDGGKVTVSARRSDSWVQLKVQDTGMGISEEETSRIFTRFFRTQAARQAAIPGVGLGLSITKTIVERHGGAISCDSKPGAGTTFTLTLPAEGTPES from the coding sequence TTGGGTGAGCAGGTGCTGGTCCACGACACGGACCGATTCTTCCGCCGGCTGCAGCCCCGCGTCCAGGTAGCGCTCTGCCAACTCCCGGTAACCCTTATTCTTGCTGCGTTGGCGATCGCGGCGCCGGCGGTGTGGCCCACGCTGATCGAGAGTCCGGTCTTTATCGCGGCCATCGTCATGATGGTTGCCACGTTTCTCGGGTGCTTTCTGGTTCCCTGGGAACGGCTGCCGCCCAACGCCTACCTGGTAATTCCGATCCTCGACATGGTGGTCATCGGGCTGGCACGCAACGGCGCGGTTCCAGCGGTGGCCGGACTCGGAGTTCTGGCGATTTTCCCGGTGATCTGGCTTTCCAGCTCCGACAACTATCCGCGCACCACCATATTCCTGAGCTTTTTCGGTACCGTCCTCATCGGCATTCCCACGCTGGTGCAAAAGTTTCCCAAGATTTCACCTTCGGACATTGCCACGGCAATTTTGCTGCCGCTTATGATGTTGGCCGTCTCGGTGGCCATTCGGTTCGCCAGCGCCAATGTGCGCCTGCAGCGCCAGCGACTGGAAAAGAAGGACGCCGAACTCCGCGAACTGCTTGTGGAGAGCAAGGACCGCGAACGGCTGCTGAAGACCATCCTGGACACTACCGACGTCGGGATTGTGGCCGTGGACGCCGACGGCCAGAAGGTGCTGGTCAACGACCAGCAGAAAACCTTCAGGCAGGCCGCGGCGCCCGCCGGCATGGAGCAGCCGCTGGAAGCGGAGCAGCTCATGTTCGGCCGGGACCGGGTGACCCCGCTGCCGCTCGACAAGCGTCCCATCCGCCGGGCCATTGCCGGCGAGACTTTCGCCGACTATCTGGTGTGGCTGGGCGAGGGATCAACGCAAAGGGCCGTCTCCACCGCTGCGCGGATTATTAAGAACGACGACGGCGGGTTCAGTGGGGCGGTCATCGTCTATACCGATGTCACGGGCTTGGTCGAGGCACTCTCCGCCAAGGAAGAGCTGATTTCCAACGTCTCCCACGAGTTCCGCAGTCCCCTGATGTCAGTCCTGGGCAATGTGGACCTGGTGCTGGATGAAGCGGACGGTCTGTCCCCCGACTCCGTGCACCGGCTGGAAGTGGTGCAGCGCAATGCCGAGCGGCTGCTGTCCCTCGTCTCCGAGCTTCTGGTCTCGGCATCTGCCGTCTTGGCCGTGCATCCCCGCCGGACCGACCTCGCGGGCCTGATCGAGAACAGCATCGGCTCGGTACAGGCCCAGGCGGACGCGAGCCACGTCTCCCTCACCACCGACGTGCCGGCGCCCTTATGGGCGCACGCCGACCCACTCCGCATCGGCCAGGCTCTGGACAATCTGGTGTCCAATGCCATCAAATACTCTCCCGACGGCGGCAAAGTCACCGTGAGTGCGCGGCGCAGTGACTCGTGGGTTCAGCTGAAGGTCCAGGACACGGGCATGGGCATCAGCGAAGAGGAAACATCGCGCATCTTTACCCGCTTCTTCCGCACCCAGGCCGCACGCCAGGCGGCCATTCCAGGCGTAGGGCTGGGCCTGTCCATCACCAAGACCATCGTGGAGCGGCACGGCGGTGCCATCTCCTGCGACAGCAAGCCCGGCGCGGGCACCACATTCACCCTCACGCTGCCGGCCGAAGGGACGCCCGAGTCCTGA
- a CDS encoding type II secretion system F family protein codes for MQPLAYAAILAVIAPITVMTWLVFTGDRAGLRNIRANLGLAPKTKGPALSANEKLALMSHRLIPKGYLGWLDKQLAGAGRPKDWPLARIIMIKPLLASGGAVVGYLFFMGRPSAQSFLMTAGVTVLSYVTPDLLLRSRAQRRREAIRLELPKSLDQMLISVQAGLGFEAAMGRAGANGSGPMAEELIRTLQDIQVGRSRKEAYLAMAERVDVPDVRSFIRAVVQADAYGVAIAGVLKTQAEDMRIKRKQRAEEHAMKMPVKMLFPLIFFILPTLFIVVLGPTVMSIISLFTG; via the coding sequence ATGCAACCTCTTGCCTACGCCGCGATCCTCGCTGTCATTGCGCCGATTACCGTCATGACCTGGCTCGTGTTCACCGGCGACAGGGCCGGGCTGCGCAACATCCGGGCGAATCTTGGCCTGGCGCCGAAGACGAAGGGGCCGGCGCTCTCCGCCAACGAAAAGCTGGCGCTCATGAGCCACCGGCTGATTCCGAAAGGCTACCTCGGATGGCTGGACAAGCAGCTGGCCGGGGCGGGACGTCCGAAGGACTGGCCGCTGGCGCGCATCATCATGATCAAGCCACTGTTGGCCTCCGGCGGCGCCGTCGTCGGATATTTGTTCTTCATGGGGCGCCCGTCAGCCCAGAGTTTCCTTATGACGGCCGGCGTCACGGTTCTGAGTTACGTCACTCCGGACCTTCTGCTCCGCAGCCGTGCGCAACGGCGGCGGGAAGCAATCCGGCTTGAGCTGCCCAAGTCACTGGACCAGATGCTCATCTCCGTCCAGGCCGGACTCGGGTTCGAGGCGGCGATGGGCCGGGCCGGCGCCAACGGGAGCGGCCCGATGGCCGAGGAACTGATTCGCACACTCCAGGACATCCAGGTGGGTCGATCCCGCAAGGAGGCCTACCTCGCCATGGCAGAGCGGGTGGACGTGCCCGACGTCCGCAGCTTCATCCGGGCCGTGGTTCAGGCGGACGCGTACGGTGTGGCCATTGCCGGCGTTCTGAAAACCCAAGCCGAGGACATGCGGATCAAGCGGAAGCAGCGCGCCGAGGAACACGCCATGAAGATGCCGGTCAAGATGCTGTTCCCGCTGATCTTCTTCATCCTTCCCACCCTGTTCATAGTGGTCCTCGGGCCGACGGTGATGAGCATCATTTCGCTGTTCACGGGGTAG
- a CDS encoding response regulator transcription factor, which yields MGDLGVAVVIEDDVDVRNLLDAVLQQAGFEVHSAGTGRDGVDVARQRQANVITLDVGLPDIDGFEVLRRIRQFSDAYIVMLTGRDEELDTITALQGGADDYIVKPFRPRELRARISAMLRRPRVAGEAPASAAAEAGSSGAAATASRRGTVLQHNGLALDTETRTVALRGTPLGLTRSEFDLLHELLRGTGAVRTRADLVRVVRGEFYREDTYISEADERAVEVHIGNLRRKLREDPQDPRWLVTVRGVGYRLAPKRAE from the coding sequence GTGGGCGATCTTGGTGTTGCCGTGGTTATCGAGGATGATGTGGACGTCCGGAATCTCCTCGACGCGGTTTTGCAGCAGGCTGGTTTTGAGGTGCACTCCGCAGGGACCGGCCGTGACGGGGTTGATGTGGCCAGGCAGCGCCAGGCAAACGTAATAACTCTCGACGTCGGCCTGCCGGATATCGACGGGTTCGAAGTCCTTCGCCGCATTCGCCAGTTCAGCGACGCCTACATCGTGATGCTCACCGGCCGTGACGAAGAGCTGGACACCATCACCGCACTTCAGGGCGGCGCGGACGACTACATCGTCAAGCCGTTCAGGCCGCGTGAACTGCGTGCCCGCATCTCGGCCATGCTGCGCCGGCCTCGGGTCGCCGGTGAGGCTCCCGCTTCAGCAGCTGCGGAGGCCGGGTCCTCTGGTGCCGCCGCCACCGCCTCGCGCCGGGGGACCGTGCTGCAGCACAACGGGCTGGCACTCGACACCGAAACCCGGACCGTGGCACTCCGAGGCACGCCCCTGGGGCTGACCCGCAGCGAATTCGACCTGCTGCACGAGCTGCTGAGGGGAACCGGCGCGGTGCGTACCCGGGCCGACCTGGTGCGCGTAGTGCGTGGGGAGTTTTACCGCGAGGACACCTATATCAGCGAAGCGGACGAGCGGGCCGTTGAAGTCCACATCGGCAACCTGCGCCGCAAGCTCCGGGAGGATCCGCAGGATCCGCGTTGGCTCGTCACCGTGCGTGGGGTGGGCTACCGGCTGGCGCCCAAGCGGGCGGAGTAG